A region of Pempheris klunzingeri isolate RE-2024b chromosome 15, fPemKlu1.hap1, whole genome shotgun sequence DNA encodes the following proteins:
- the klhl14 gene encoding kelch-like protein 14: MSRSGDRTSTFDPTHSDTLLHGLNLLWRKQLFCDVTLTAQGQQFHCHKAVLASCSQYFRSLFSSHNVINNEGSKGDQGSSGTPSSSPDDKLVTPSARPINNLVLQGCSSIGLRLVLEYLYTANVTLSLDTVEEVLSVSKILNIPQITKLSVQFLNDQISVQNYKQICKIAALHGLDETKKLANKYLVEDVLLLNFEEMCAMLDALPPPVESELALFQMSVLWLEHDRETRMHYAPDLMKRLRFALIPAPELVERVQSVDFMRSDPVCQKLLLDAMNYHLMPFRQHCRQTVASRIRSNKRLLLLVGGLPPGPDRLPSNLVQYYDDEKKTWKILTIMPYNSAHHCVVEVENFLLLLGGEDQWNPNGKHSTNFVSRYDPRFNSWIQLPPMQERRASFFACRLDKHLYVIGGRNESGYLSSVESYNLETNEWNYVSSLPQPLAAHAGAVHNGKIYISGGVHNGEYVSWLYCYDPIMDVWARKQDMNTKRAIHALAGMNDRLYAIGGNHLKGFSHLDVMLVECYDPKADQWNILQTPILEGRSGPGCAVLDDSIFLVGGYSWSMGAYKSSTICYIPEKGTWTELEGEVAEPLAGPACSTVILPVCLPFNK; this comes from the exons ATGTCCAGATCGGGTGATAGAACATCCACCTTTGACccaacacacagtgacaccCTGCTGCACGGGCTCAATCTCTTATGGAGAAAACAGCTTTTCTGTGATGTGACTCTCACTGCCCAGGGACAGCAGTTCCACTGCCACAAAGCTGTGCTGGCATCCTGCTCCCAGTATTTCAgatctctcttctcttcccatAATGTGATCAACAATGAGGGGAGCAAAGGGGACCAGGGCAGCAGTGGGACCCCCTCATCCTCTCCTGATGACAAGCTGGTGACACCCAGCGCCAGGCCCATCAATAACCTGGTCCTCCAGGGCTGCTCGTCCATTGGACTACGATTAGTGTTGGAGTACCTGTACACTGCCAACGTGACTCTTTCCCTGGACACAGTGGAAGAGGTGCTGTCGGTCAGCAAGATCCTCAACATCCCTCAGATTACCAAGCTCAGCGTGCAGTTCCTCAACGACCAGATCTCTGTGCAGAACTACAAGCAGATCTGCAAGATTGCCGCACTGCACGGACTGGATGAGACCAAGAAGCTCGCCAACAAGTACCTGGTGgaggatgtgctgctgctgaacttTGAGGAGATGTGTGCCATGCTTGATGCTCTGCCACCTCCTGTGGAGTCAGAGCTGGCTCTGTTCCAGATGTCAGTCCTCTGGCTGGAGCATGACCGGGAGACTCGCATGCACTATGCGCCGGACCTTATGAAGAGGCTGCGCTTCGCCCTTATACCTGCTCCAGAGCTGGTGGAGAGGGTGCAGTCTGTTGACTTCATGAGGAGTGACCCCGTGTGCCAGAAACTGCTCCTGGATGCCATGAACTACCACCTAATGCCCTTCAGGCAGCACTGCAGGCAGACCGTGGCCAGCAG AATCCGTTCCAATAAGAGATTGCTGTTACTGGTGGGTGGTTTGCCTCCTGGACCTGATCGTCTCCCCAGCAATTTGGTCCAGTACTATGACGACGAGAAAAAGACATGGAAGATCCTCACAA TAATGCCTTACAACAGCGCCCATCACTgcgtggtggaggtggagaacttcctgctgctgctgggcggAGAGGACCAGTGGAACCCCAACG gaaaacacagcacTAATTTTGTCAGCCGCTATGACCCCAGATTCAACAGTTGGATACAGCTGCCTCCGATGCAGGAGAG GAGAGCCAGTTTCTTTGCCTGTCGCCTGGATAAGCACCTGTACGTGATTGGTGGTAGGAACGAGAGCGGCTACCTCTCCAGCGTCGAGTCCTACAACCTTGAGACTAACGAGTGGAACTACGTGTCGTCTCTGCCGCAGCCTCTGGCCGCCCATGCAGGAGCGGTGCACAACGGCAAGATCTACATCTCAG GAGGAGTTCACAATGGAGAGTATGTTTCCTGGCTCTACTGTTATGACCCTATAATGGACGTGTGGGCTAGGAAACAGGATATGAACACAAAGCGTGCCATTCATGCCCTGGCTGGAATGAACGACCGCCTATATGCTATTGGTGGAAACCATTTGAAAG GTTTCTCCCATCTAGACGTAATGTTGGTGGAGTGTTACGACCCGAAAGCTGACCAGTGGAACATCCTGCAGACACCCATCCTGGAGGGCCGCAGCGGCCCAGGCTGTGCTGTTTTGGATGACAGCATCTTCCTCGTGGGAGGCTACAGCTGGAGCATG GGGGCCTATAAGTCTTCTACCATCTGCTACATTCCAGAGAAAGGGACATGGACAGAGTTGGAGGGAGAGGTGGCAGAGCCCTTAGCGGGCCCAGCCTGCTCCACCGTCATACTGCCTGTCTGCCTTCCCTTTAACAAATGA
- the LOC139214829 gene encoding coiled-coil domain-containing protein 178, which produces MPDVEPLRFPSREGRPGQQDEADLQAVCSGRRRTCALLNSPSPCVNKAIYHIQELKMTVENWCQQSGKYQPQIDQKKHQYSKTLRFQSRDSDAELVMSTELFVEGIAISARESCPLSPLLKKINDVLGEVVYLIERLEADRQYAEEALHKEKRRKRFLENKVDSISLWKQQEHAFVVQKEHEACIRDITELKWQLKLEQEKLDQAQEKLSQTEEMNQRLHEDISFARNQIPITKESLDLQTTIINQISTTKAEAEEVYSKTQSNLTLVQKELKKMEVDANNEKISLDHELLAMNNQLANRLEDLKQVEMIEKGLCEEIKEVEQTIALTEEKCAAMTRRIPEMMELEKTEKDQILQLKLQIEDEMRKNEKLTEKLLGLQEDIEKTRLNGEAEVSCIEEQLLSKRNAFAALRKENMEYEQNVEDYKIKLSESTKAVKQMHEERKQMLQKIIDNDEQWEKAMEEMTQVVAQHSVTQAKLEKQEQLTFMEEQRARREIENLRKDLTGQVTALELLKGQCANVSKELSQQQRSSELTNQKLQKELEDASSATKALETKIEKIKKLTDNLEKIQCEHRNTLVNIEKEKKLKDDQLKAAQDLQTAIIKKYDYTVARISDLAKKTEEYRDASDKMEEVVESMPDVIAELQSVFDVVEFKNKSAALIMSTLQSDINNCQHRTQRSMQTHTAHVTARKKEMEDAKEALKVALKENKQLASEYESLKKILMQAKLEAMSALSERNRAYQSFHYYTQLSLLQKRMHKALVKYFKQRSLYSQAELDQCQALSQETDQKIKTAQERLSEEIQLISAFLQSLTDDSTTTGDAGVNKQASPDAAGSNDKSITMKQVTFMLLSGLI; this is translated from the exons aTGAAGCAGATCTTCAAGCTGTCTGTTCTGGTAGACGTCGCACTTGTGCTTTGCTCAACAGTCCCTCGCCCTGTGTCAACAAAGCTATTTACCATATCCAAGAGCTGAAGATGACAGTGGAAAATTGGTGCCAACAG TCTGGAAAATATCAACCTCAGATTGATCAGAAGAAGCACCAATACAGTAAAACTTTAAG ATTTCAGTCCAGAGACTCAGATGCTGAGTTGGTAATGTCTACAGAGTTGTTCGTTGAAGGGATCGCCATTAGTGCAAGAG AAAGTTGTCCATTATCGCCGCTattgaagaaaataaatgatgtcCTTGGAGAGGTTGTGTATCTGATTGAGCGGCTGGAGGCTGATAGGCAGTATGCAGAGGAAGCTCTccacaaagagaagagaagaaaaagatttttGGAGAACAAAGTTGACAGCATCTCACTGTGGAAGCAACAAGAGCATGCTTTTGTCGTCCAGAAAG AGCACGAGGCTTGCATTAGAGACATCACCGAACTGAAGTGGCAGCTGAAACTGGAACAAGAGAAACTTGACCAAGCCCAGGAGAAACTGTCACAGACTGAGGAGATGAACCAGCGCTTACACGAGGACATCAGCTTTGCCAGGAATCAAATTCCCATTACAAAAGAAAGCCTGGACCTTCAGACAACCATCATTAATCAAATCAGTACCACCAAAGCTGAG GCGGAGGAAGTAtactcaaaaacacaaagtaatcTCACACTGGTTCAGAAGGAGTTAAAAAAGATGGAGGTGGATGCTAACAATGAAAAGATATCACTGGATCATGAACTGTTGGCGATGAACAATCAGCTGGCGAACAGATT ggAAGATTTAAAGCAGGTGGAGATGATTGAGAAAGGTCTATGTGAAGAAATAAAGGAAGTAGAACAGACGATTGCTCTTACAGAGGAAAAGTGTGCAGCCATGACACGACGTATACCTGAAAtgatggagctggagaagaCTGAAAAAGATCAG ATTTTGCAACTGAAACTTCAAATTGAGGATGAAATGCGAAAGAACGAGAAACTAACAGAGAAACTACTTGGACTGCAAGAAGACATTGAAAAAACT AGACTTAATGGGGAAGCGGAAGTTTCCTGCATAGAAGAGCAGCTCCTTTCAAAACGTAACGCCTTTGCAGCTCTTCGTAAGGAAAACATGGAGTATGAACAGAATGTAGAGGACTACAAGATAAAGCTTTCTGAAAG CACGAAAGCAGTGAAGCAGATGcatgaggagaggaagcagatgCTTCAGAAAATTATTGACAATGATGAGCAGTGGGAAAAGGCCATGGAGGAAATGACCCAAGTTGTGGCCCAGCACAGTGTTACTCAGGCTAAACTGGAAAAGCAGGAGCAGCTCACCTTCATGGAAGAACAGAGGGCCAGG AGAGAGATTGAAAACCTGAGGAAAGATCTGACAGGTCAGGTGACGGCCCTCGAACTACTGAAG GGTCAGTGTGCGAATGTAAGCAAAGAACTGTCTCAACAGCAAAGAAGCTCAGAGCTAACTAACCAAAAACTTCAGAAAGAGCTTGAAGATGCATCCTCAGCAACAAAAGCTCTGGAGACAAAGATTGAG AAAATCAAGAAATTGACAGATAACTTGGAAAAAATTCAGTGTGAACACAGGAACACATTAGTCAACAttgagaaggagaaaaaactCAAAGACGACCAACTGAAAGCTGCTCag GATTTACAGACCGCCATTATAAAGAAATATGACTACACCGTGGCCAGAATCAGTGACCTGGCGAAGAAGACCGAAGAGTACCGAGATGCTTCCGATAAAATGGAAGAAGTAGTTGAAAGCATGCCAGACGTCATAGCAGAACTTCA AAGTGTTTTTGATGTGGTGGAattcaaaaacaaatcagctgCTCTCATAATGAGCACCTTGCAGTCTGATATTAATAACTGCCAACATCGTACACAGCGATCCATGCAGactcacactgctcatgttacagcaagaaaaaaagaaatggaagacGCCAAG GAAGCACTAAAAGTTGCATTGAAGGAGAACAAACAGCTGGCAAGCGAGTACGAAAGTCTAAAGAAGATCCTCATGCAGGCCAAACTGGAGGCTATGTCTGCATTGAGCGAGAGAAACCGTGCATATCAATCTTTTCATTATTACACACAG CTCTCTTTGTTGCAGAAGAGGATGCACAAAGCTTTGGTGAAATACTTCAAACAACGCAGCCTCTACAGCCAGGCTGAACTGGACCAGTGCCAGGCTCTTTCTCAAGAGACCgaccagaaaataaaaacagcccag GAGAGGCTGTCAGAAGAAATTCAGCTCATCTCCGCGTTCCTGCAGTCCTTGACAGATGACTCTACTACCACCGGTGATGCCGGGGTGAACAAACAAGCCAGTCCAGATGCCGCCGGATCGAATGA CAAATCCATAACAATGAAACAGGTGACTTTCATGCTGCTGTCAGGACTGATCTAA